TTTCAAATGCCCTCGTTTCCCCTCTACTTCTGCAACCCCAGAACCTAATCCAAGCAGCAGCTAAACAGTTTTCAGAATTcttaatatttttcttgtttttttatttttttattttatttttttctgagAGAGCTCCGAAGATGGAGGCAAAACAAAGCTCTCAACTTCCTCCTGGTTTTAGGTTCCACCCAACTGATGAGGAACTCATCATGTTTTACCTCAAATACCAAGCCACCTCAAGGCCCTGCCCTGTGTCCATCATCCCGGAAGTTGATATTTACAAGTTTGATCCGTGGGAATTGCCTGGTTAGTAGCGTAAATTCGTAATTAAGACGTCCAAAGCCAAGAAGGACTTACCTACACGCTCGGGATGTCACAATGATAGTATCCGATCCCAATCACGCTCCCCACCATGCGAGAAAGTCGTGATTGGCTTGAGATACCGCTATAGTGGCAACCCGTGCGCTAAGTAAGGTCCTCTCGGCAAAAGCGGGCTTTGAAAGAAGCCTTGCTTACCATAATTTTGTATTGGTTACAAACTGGGATTGTTTATGTTGTGCAGAAAAGGCAGAGTTTGGAGAAAACGAATGGTACTTCTTTACCCCTAGGGACAGGAAGTACCCGAACGGGATACGCCCGAATCGGGCAACCGTGTCGGGTTATTGGAAAGCCACGGGAACAGACAAGGCGATTTACAGCGAGTCCAAGTACGTGGGGGTGAAGAAAGCTCTAGTGTTTTACCAGGGCAGACCGCCGAAGGGGGTCAAATCCGATTGGATTATGCACGAATATCGCTTAGGCGACACTCGAAAACAACAGGCCAACAAGCAACTCGGGTCCATGAGGGTAAGCCGCTTTGCCAATTCGTGACATTACATTTCTTTCAGGCATTTTATCAAACAGTTGGGCTGCAATCTGACAATTGCTATGTATTTGTTGGATTTTAGCTGGATGATTGGGTCCTCTGCAGGATCTACAAAAAGCGGCAACCGGGCAAAGCTTATTTGGATCCAAaagtggaagaagatgaaaaaatTGAGATGACAACACCAGAAACAGCGAAAGCCAATGAGGAACAAATGATGTTGAAATTTCCACGGACTTGTTCGATAACTAGTTTACTGGACATGGACTACTTGGGCCCGATGTCCCAACTTTTGGGTGACAATAATTCTGGATACGATTTCCAGAGCAGCTTGGCCGGCGCAGGAGCTGGCCACGCGCAAATGTTTCAGTTCGGTGAAATGCCTAATTACCAAACCACGACGGACTCCGGGAAATTCCAGGCGATGGCTCAGACTAACGTTTTGAACCACCAACCGTGGTTTGGACCGTaattaacaattgaatttggggtgTTTTAGATGGGAAATTAGGTTGGGAAATTAGGATGTTGTAAAATGGTGGGTTGTGAGAGGAGGGGTTGAATTAGTTTAAACAAATATGAAATGGATTTGAGttgtttaatttgaaattttacaAAGAAGATGAtttgggtaatttttttttttacccgtATTCTAAAACTAGCACCGTGTATTTACATTATAAGTAACTATCCTTCGTGCACGCGcgtataaataaaatataaattaaaacatGTTAAAGACGATTGTTTTCAAAAATGATATTTACTCACATAAAACTAATTACATTATCGTTAGCAGTCGTTGTACATGAGTCTTGTCATACAGTTGTACGACGCACCTCTATTACAGAATGTGTCATCGATATTATCCACATTGTgtctaaaaaaatattattattacctTCATGACtaaaagacaatgaaaacaTCCAATTATTTTAGGTACCGAATCCAGTTATATCATGTTGTTTAATTATGATTgcggtttttgttttaaaatagaggaatgtttgtttttttttctaagtgtttatttacttatataatgacatatgattagggatgggcaatgatTATGGTGGGCGGATAACCgtggttatttatccataatcgtttattctcatacccgtataaccgtttacccgttgggtaattgcctaaacggttatacacatactcataaccgtgtacccatttaactgTAACCGTTTAcgaatttatcattttttaacctttttatcctttcttttttactatttactcatttttcacccgtctacgtgtttttttaataacttgaaaattttaaaaaaaaaatttgtcataattttctttttctaacaattaaacaccgttataggtatattcatcatacatttccgcattttaatttttcaagtccttataccattcaaataattaaaataatagtttattgatgatatttttaattgttaacaatgaaggtaatataaaatttgctaagtattattgggttacaaaaattattaaaagacagtattattgggttatttaactcaaaatgtAAGGtgttaacataatatatatatatatatatataatggaccatgaaatttaaagtggtTAAGGAAAACTATATTGTATTAGCTACAAAAATCATGCATTATAGTCAATAacattgatctaagttttgtgCGATAGGGAATATGGTTTgtattaattttacatatataaaataaatgagtaaacggttacccgtttataaccgcggttaatactcataaccacccatttaaattttatgagTAAATGATTATAcctataaccgtttatttatttaaacggttatctataaccgtaaccgtaaaatttaaatggacggataACTGCAGTTACCTATAACCTATAGATATTTGTCCATTCATACATATGACGTATATGTTAATGTCtgtaaactaaaaaaatctcACATGACAGTGGATAAGATCGGTCAAATAAACCGGGTAGAATTGTAACTAGAGGTGGCGCATACTAAGGACTGCGTTTGTCGCGCGTGCATgggttgaaacttgaaaatgAAATGTTGATGGGGCTGCTGATGACGTTTCAGGTTTCTATTTTGGATTTTGTCTTTGTGTTTAAGATGCTCGCCGGCTTTTTGTGGCGGAATTGATGGATTCGGATATTTGAAGGAATTTTAAGGAAAAacatccggtactgtttactttaacgaaaaatcatatttttatactaaaaagtcaatcctggtactattcactttaccctttattttgtccttattattaaaactcaaagtttgcaaaccattttcattagttttcctatatttGAAACGTTCGACACAAAGATATTTAGAATGTTTATAAATTTGGGATATTTGAAACGTTCAAGAACAAGATATTTGAGATATTTGAGATATTTGAGATATTCGAGATATTCAAGAGAGAGATATTTAAGATATTTAAGATATTCAAGAGAGAGATATTTGAGATGTTTGAGatatttgagatatttgaaacaTTCAAGAGAGAGATATTTAGAATGTTTATAAATTTGGGAttatttgagatatttgaaacaTTCAAGAGAGAGATATTTAGGATGTTTAAAAATTTAGTGCTCCAAAATTTTAAGTCAGTGATCAGGAAGTCTCGACtctttattataaaaaatttttATTCATAAGAATCATAACTGAACGCCACTATAGCAATATACCAACCCAATCAAGCATGATATCACGAGATACATGTACCATGAGGTGTAGCTTTTACATGAAACATTACTTGATCGGTTTGAAAAACCGCCACAATAACGTATGAGTTAATAGTAAATTTCTCCTATCTCACCTCAACCTCAAGTCATGAATTTCAGCAAGCTTtaataataatcaaattaaaaaatatgttgGAAAGAATTAGGGTAAGAACGCAAAAGAGGTGAAGCTCTTTCTTTTATCTTTATCAACATGAGAGCATGTAAAGATTGTTCGTTAACAAAGCCATAGCTAATTTCTCACTAATCCCCAAGTCCCAACCACTTAACTAgctaattagctaattaacctTTTAACTACTTCATCTTTGCCATTACAAAATCAACATTGCCTTCTATGTGAGGCAGTTAATTAATAacttcctccttcttcccttTATTTTTCATCCTCTGATCAAATGGAAGATCAAGAAAGTAACATTTTGTTAGCCTTTTCTTCCCAAGATGGTGTTTTCATGGTGGTCTGCAGGGTTTTGTCATGGATAATCATCCACAGATGGAGCCAGAGGCACAAAAAGGGCCCCAAAACATGGCCTCTCGTGGGAGCGGCGATCGAACAGTTCACCGACTACGACAGGATGCACGATTGGCTCGTCAAGTACCTCTCGGAGTCAAACTCCGTCGTCGTCCCAATGCCATTCACAACTTACACTTACATTGCAGATCCTGCAAATGTAGAACATGTCCTAAAGACCAACTTTGCAAACTACCCtaaggtgatttttttttccggCGGTGTTACTAAGCGCGTTAATTTGGtgcttgtttttgtttaattttgcgTTGATCTTTGGCGTGTTTTGTTAATTGAAGGGTGAAGTGTACCGTTCGTACATGGAGGTCCTGCTCGGAGATGGGATCTTCAATGTGGACGGAGAGCTTTGGAGGAAACAGAGAAAGACTGCGAGCTTTGAATTTGCATCGAAGAATTTGAGGGATTTCAGCACTGTGGTCTTCAGAGATTACAGCCTCAAGCTCCATTCGATTCTGAGCCGAGCGTCTTTCCAAGGCCAACAAGTCGATATGCAGGTGGAAACACATTCGTTATGGCATCCACATTGTCTGCCGTCTTGATCAAGACGGTTTTACTTCGTTGGATATTCATGAATATCCGATGAACCAACTTTTTCCCTGGCATGGAGCttgaatatgttttctttgtgcAGGAACTGCTGATGAGGATGACTTTGGACTCCATATGCAAGGTGGGATTTGGTGTGGAAATTGGAACTCTGGCTCCCAATCTGCCGGACAACCACTTCACCGAGGCCTTTGACACTGCAAACATCATCGTGACGCTTCGATTCATCGATCCGCTGTGgagaataaagagatatttgaatGTGGGATCAGAAGCCTTGCTTGACAAGAGCATTCAAACCATTGATAACTTTACATATTCTGTTATTCAAAGAAGGAAAGCAGAGATCAAAGAATCTCAGCAGAGTTCCGAAAACAAGGTAACACGAAACATAAATTTTTTGCAGTACGACGGAAACAGATTCATAATCTGAAACGTAACCTAATTTTGTGATCAGATGAAGCACGACTTAGGTATTGTTTGGTATGtagacgggacgggacaggacggaatggagagggagcaaagatgccctcggatggaaacaaggaggaaaaagaaggagacggaaatgttataattttgtgttccacggatgtggaacgagtcgttccagaGGGTGAGGCGGAatgaaaattcacccaaaattcatCCCGTGGAACAGCGCGTTCCACCTGTTTTAGGCGCaacaaacgtgggacggaacgcctcgacCCATTCCGTTCTGTCCCGTCCCAcctaccaaacggtaccttactGTCGAGATTCATCAAGTTAGATGAAGATTCGGAAAGCAATTTAACGGACAAAAGCCTCAGAGACGTTGTTCTCAACGTCGTAATAGCTGGCCGGGACACAACGGCAACTACTCTCTCATGGGCCATATACATGGCAATGACTCATCCCCATGTAGCTGATAAGCTCTATTCCGAGATGAAAACTTTTGAAGAAGATCAAGCAAGAGAAGAGAAGGTTTTGTTGCTCCCGTA
The nucleotide sequence above comes from Malus sylvestris chromosome 16, drMalSylv7.2, whole genome shotgun sequence. Encoded proteins:
- the LOC126607293 gene encoding NAC domain-containing protein 1-like; translated protein: MEAKQSSQLPPGFRFHPTDEELIMFYLKYQATSRPCPVSIIPEVDIYKFDPWELPEKAEFGENEWYFFTPRDRKYPNGIRPNRATVSGYWKATGTDKAIYSESKYVGVKKALVFYQGRPPKGVKSDWIMHEYRLGDTRKQQANKQLGSMRLDDWVLCRIYKKRQPGKAYLDPKVEEDEKIEMTTPETAKANEEQMMLKFPRTCSITSLLDMDYLGPMSQLLGDNNSGYDFQSSLAGAGAGHAQMFQFGEMPNYQTTTDSGKFQAMAQTNVLNHQPWFGP